In Arthrobacter sp. PAMC25284, a single genomic region encodes these proteins:
- a CDS encoding isochorismatase family protein: protein MSRALIIVDVQNDFCEGGALPVEGGAALAGDISEYVEAHHSQFDHIVATQDWHIDPGAHFSDEPDYVDSWPRHCVAGTKGAELHPDLDTEYIQAYFRKGQYTAAYSGFDGLLAPDEAVPTGDRKPGAMPLTDAADYAVDADAVGLDDWLQSHDVEEVMIVGLATDYCVRATALDAVQAGYTVTVLRGLTAGLAEDLEDAVAEMELGGVEVG, encoded by the coding sequence ATGTCCCGCGCCCTGATCATTGTTGACGTGCAGAACGACTTCTGCGAAGGCGGTGCGCTGCCGGTCGAGGGCGGAGCCGCGCTGGCCGGCGACATCAGCGAGTACGTCGAGGCCCACCACAGCCAGTTCGACCACATCGTTGCCACCCAGGACTGGCACATTGATCCGGGGGCGCATTTTTCCGACGAACCCGACTACGTGGACAGCTGGCCCCGGCACTGTGTGGCCGGAACGAAGGGCGCGGAACTCCACCCTGACCTCGACACGGAATACATCCAGGCTTACTTCCGCAAGGGCCAGTACACGGCGGCTTACTCCGGTTTTGACGGGCTGCTCGCCCCCGACGAGGCCGTCCCCACCGGTGACCGCAAGCCCGGCGCCATGCCGCTGACCGATGCCGCCGATTACGCCGTCGACGCTGACGCGGTCGGGCTGGACGACTGGCTGCAAAGCCACGACGTTGAAGAGGTCATGATCGTCGGGCTCGCCACGGACTACTGTGTCCGGGCGACCGCGCTGGACGCAGTCCAGGCCGGCTACACCGTCACAGTGCTGCGCGGTTTGACGGCAGGACTCGCGGAGGACCTCGAGGACGCGGTGGCGGAGATGGAACTGGGCGGCGTCGAAGTCGGCTGA
- the clpS gene encoding ATP-dependent Clp protease adapter ClpS, which produces MTLSVALGPDTRESSQTGTLTSSDVLTAPDIPWNLVIWNDPVNLMSYVSYVFRSYFGYSEAKATKLMLEVHKKGRSIVAHGSKEQVEQHAVAMHGFGLWATVEKATGGGDGTGNGKGKGKRG; this is translated from the coding sequence ATGACCCTCAGCGTTGCGCTCGGCCCCGACACGCGGGAGAGCTCCCAGACCGGAACATTGACGTCCTCGGACGTCTTGACCGCCCCGGACATCCCTTGGAACCTCGTGATCTGGAACGATCCGGTGAACCTGATGAGCTATGTGAGCTATGTGTTCCGCAGCTACTTCGGTTATTCAGAGGCCAAAGCCACCAAACTCATGTTGGAGGTCCACAAGAAGGGCCGCTCCATCGTCGCGCACGGCAGCAAGGAGCAGGTGGAGCAGCACGCCGTTGCCATGCATGGCTTCGGACTCTGGGCCACCGTGGAAAAAGCAACAGGCGGCGGCGACGGCACCGGAAACGGCAAAGGCAAGGGAAAACGTGGCTAG
- a CDS encoding DUF2017 domain-containing protein, with translation MARAFKYGLKGITGYLEPAERELLRSLFGDVISMLEPEERAGEDPLAALVGLDAEAREPSDRALRRLLPNVMKDDDEASLEFRRLTERSLRESKIGALKAAALGLDKDVLVLTPANARHWSTALNDVRLVLAERLDIRDDADAGHVHLMQDWSQAEDVESYLALVYNFATWLQESLVQALVQSLETRR, from the coding sequence GTGGCTAGAGCATTTAAATACGGGCTCAAAGGCATCACCGGCTACCTCGAGCCGGCCGAGCGGGAGCTTCTGCGCAGCCTCTTCGGTGACGTCATCTCGATGCTCGAACCCGAGGAACGGGCCGGCGAGGACCCGCTGGCCGCGCTGGTGGGGCTCGACGCCGAGGCCCGGGAACCCTCCGACCGTGCCCTGCGCCGGCTCCTGCCGAACGTGATGAAGGATGACGACGAGGCGTCCCTGGAGTTCCGCCGGCTCACCGAGCGCTCCCTGCGCGAGAGCAAGATCGGCGCGCTGAAGGCGGCCGCGCTGGGGCTGGACAAGGACGTTCTGGTGCTCACCCCGGCCAATGCCCGGCACTGGTCCACGGCCCTGAACGATGTCCGGCTGGTCCTCGCCGAACGCCTGGACATCCGCGACGACGCCGACGCCGGGCACGTGCACCTCATGCAGGACTGGTCCCAGGCTGAGGATGTCGAAAGCTACCTCGCCCTCGTCTACAATTTCGCCACCTGGCTGCAGGAGTCCCTCGTCCAGGCCTTGGTCCAATCCCTTGAGACACGCCGCTGA
- a CDS encoding M20 family metallopeptidase has protein sequence MTLAADARELQDDIIRLRHDLHREPEIGLQLPRTQEKVLRALDGLPYEINLGEDSTSITAVLRGGAGTAGAEKPVVLLRADMDALPVQESTGVEFTSRFDGAMHACGHDLHTSMLAGAATLLAERRGQLAGDVVLMFQPGEEGFDGAACMIREGVLDAAGRRADTAYGMHVFSALEPHGQFSTKPGVMLSASDGLFVTVIGAGGHGSAPHTAKDPVTAAAEMVTALQVMVTRQFNMFDPVVLTVGLLQAGTKRNIIPETARIEATVRTFSEHSRQKMMDAVPRLLRGIAAAHGLEVDVRYQEEYPLTVTNEDETATAEGVIAGMFGDSRLTRMATPLSGSEDFSRVLAEVPGTFIGLSAVPAGADHTSSPFNHSAYATFDDGVLADGAALYATLAISRIAALAAAN, from the coding sequence ATGACACTCGCCGCCGACGCCCGCGAACTGCAGGATGACATCATCCGGCTCCGCCATGACCTCCACCGTGAACCCGAGATCGGCCTGCAGTTGCCACGCACCCAGGAAAAAGTTCTCCGGGCGCTGGACGGTCTCCCGTACGAAATCAACCTCGGCGAAGACTCGACGTCAATCACGGCTGTGCTGCGCGGTGGCGCTGGCACCGCCGGCGCGGAAAAGCCCGTGGTACTGCTCCGCGCCGACATGGACGCGCTGCCCGTGCAGGAATCCACCGGCGTCGAGTTCACCTCCCGGTTTGACGGCGCCATGCATGCCTGCGGCCACGATCTCCATACGTCCATGCTCGCCGGGGCCGCCACGCTGCTGGCCGAACGGCGCGGTCAGTTGGCAGGGGACGTCGTCCTGATGTTCCAGCCAGGCGAGGAAGGATTCGACGGTGCGGCCTGCATGATCCGCGAAGGTGTCCTGGACGCGGCCGGGCGCCGGGCGGACACTGCCTACGGGATGCACGTGTTCTCTGCCCTGGAGCCCCACGGCCAGTTCTCCACCAAACCGGGGGTGATGCTCAGCGCCTCCGACGGGCTGTTCGTCACCGTGATAGGTGCCGGCGGGCACGGTTCGGCGCCGCACACGGCCAAGGACCCGGTCACGGCGGCCGCAGAGATGGTCACCGCCCTGCAGGTCATGGTGACCCGCCAGTTCAACATGTTCGACCCTGTGGTCCTCACCGTCGGCCTGCTGCAGGCGGGGACCAAACGGAACATCATTCCCGAAACCGCCCGCATCGAAGCGACGGTCCGTACCTTCTCCGAACACTCACGCCAAAAGATGATGGATGCGGTTCCCCGGCTGCTCCGCGGCATCGCCGCAGCCCACGGGCTGGAGGTGGACGTGCGCTACCAGGAGGAATACCCTCTCACCGTCACCAATGAGGATGAGACGGCGACAGCGGAAGGCGTCATCGCCGGCATGTTCGGCGACTCCAGGCTCACCCGGATGGCGACGCCCCTGAGCGGCTCCGAAGACTTCTCGCGCGTGCTGGCAGAAGTACCCGGCACTTTCATCGGCCTGAGCGCCGTGCCGGCGGGCGCCGACCACACGTCGTCGCCGTTCAACCACTCGGCCTACGCGACGTTCGACGACGGCGTACTCGCCGACGGAGCCGCGTTGTATGCCACCCTGGCCATCTCCCGGATCGCGGCCCTCGCCGCCGCGAACTGA
- a CDS encoding Lrp/AsnC family transcriptional regulator: MELNEEDLRLINALQISPRISWSDAAAVLGVHATTLASRWERLRSSGSAWTTAHLMGDPRNVCLALVDVDCEMRRRPDVTAALAALPDVITVAEAAGNHDLMLTVITRDLAEFSGQLVPRLKAIPGVTKYRTVLCTRIYTSGHAWRLNVLNRTEQRALRALAGPESAGPLATDTATAPLPESHLALFPLLARDGRASAAEIARVLGRNPATVQRQLGRVLASKLLSFRCEIAQAYSGHPVTCQWAANVPPGRHEAAAAELRGVRNVRFTASTTGRTNFVVSMWLRSLADVLEMEQAIQQRIPGIELVESVVMLTTAKQVGWMLNPDSTATGTVVAPYAGLIPAG, encoded by the coding sequence ATGGAACTGAACGAGGAGGATCTCCGGCTGATCAATGCGTTGCAGATCTCGCCGCGGATCAGCTGGTCCGATGCCGCCGCCGTCCTCGGAGTCCACGCGACCACGCTGGCCTCCCGCTGGGAGCGCCTGCGCTCCTCGGGTTCGGCCTGGACGACTGCGCACCTCATGGGCGACCCCCGAAACGTGTGCCTTGCACTCGTGGACGTGGACTGTGAGATGCGTCGGCGGCCGGATGTCACTGCGGCCCTTGCTGCCCTCCCGGATGTCATCACCGTGGCGGAAGCGGCCGGTAACCATGACCTGATGCTGACAGTGATCACCCGGGACCTGGCCGAGTTCAGCGGTCAACTGGTGCCGCGCCTCAAGGCCATCCCCGGAGTGACCAAGTACCGGACCGTTTTGTGCACCCGGATCTATACCAGTGGCCATGCCTGGCGGCTCAACGTCCTGAACCGGACCGAACAGCGGGCCCTGCGGGCCCTGGCCGGGCCCGAATCGGCCGGTCCCCTGGCCACCGATACCGCCACGGCGCCGCTCCCGGAAAGCCATCTGGCGCTCTTCCCGCTGCTAGCGCGCGACGGCCGCGCCTCAGCCGCCGAAATTGCCAGGGTGCTTGGGCGGAATCCTGCCACAGTGCAGCGGCAACTGGGCCGAGTGCTGGCGAGCAAACTGCTGTCTTTCCGGTGCGAGATCGCGCAGGCGTATTCCGGCCACCCGGTCACTTGCCAGTGGGCCGCGAACGTCCCGCCGGGACGCCATGAGGCTGCCGCCGCGGAGCTCCGGGGGGTCCGGAACGTCCGGTTCACGGCGTCGACCACCGGGCGCACAAACTTCGTCGTTAGCATGTGGCTGCGTTCGTTGGCCGATGTGCTGGAGATGGAGCAGGCCATCCAGCAACGCATTCCGGGCATCGAGCTGGTCGAAAGCGTCGTTATGCTGACCACGGCAAAACAGGTCGGCTGGATGCTGAACCCCGACTCGACGGCAACCGGAACGGTCGTTGCGCCGTACGCTGGACTGATCCCGGCCGGGTGA
- a CDS encoding MFS transporter, producing the protein MTTTTSPAAAAAPARTSHWRTLIGTGIGNAVEWYDWAIYATFAPFFAGQLFSSTDPTSAMLSTLAIFAVGFVARPFGGFLFGLIGDRIGRKASMTLAVGLAAFGSLLIGIAPTFQAVGFWASLMLLVARLIQGLAHGGELPSSQTYLSEMAPKEKRGFWATLIYTSGTMGILAGTALAAVLNGLLSTDDMAAWGWRVPFLIGAGLGLYALIMRAGMKETEAFMRESTDEKREPMWPQIVRHRKQAAQVIGLTMGLTVTYYIWGVVAPSYAATALKMDRGDALWASVGAMVVFIGVLPLWGKLSDRIGRKPVLLIGAVGSAVFHFPMTWLLKDSPWQLTVSMTVMLVFIAASAAIVPAVYAELFPTTIRTVGVGVPYAICVAVFGGTAPYLQAWFASISQASMFNTYAVVLLAISAVCVFTIPETKGKDLTH; encoded by the coding sequence ATGACAACTACCACCAGCCCCGCGGCCGCGGCCGCGCCCGCCCGGACATCGCACTGGCGCACGCTCATCGGCACCGGCATCGGAAACGCCGTGGAATGGTACGACTGGGCCATCTATGCCACGTTTGCGCCGTTCTTTGCCGGCCAGCTCTTCAGCAGCACCGACCCGACCTCGGCCATGCTTTCGACTCTGGCGATCTTCGCCGTCGGCTTCGTGGCGCGGCCCTTCGGCGGCTTTCTCTTCGGCCTCATCGGAGACAGGATCGGCCGGAAGGCATCCATGACGCTGGCCGTGGGCCTGGCCGCCTTCGGCAGCCTCCTGATCGGTATCGCCCCAACGTTCCAGGCCGTGGGTTTCTGGGCATCGCTGATGCTTCTTGTAGCCCGGCTGATCCAGGGGCTCGCGCACGGCGGCGAGCTGCCGTCGTCGCAGACCTACCTGTCCGAAATGGCGCCGAAGGAGAAACGCGGTTTCTGGGCCACCCTCATCTACACATCCGGCACCATGGGCATCCTGGCCGGAACCGCGTTGGCCGCCGTCCTCAATGGGCTGCTCAGCACGGACGACATGGCTGCCTGGGGCTGGCGCGTCCCGTTCCTGATCGGCGCAGGACTTGGTCTCTACGCGCTCATCATGCGGGCGGGAATGAAGGAGACCGAAGCCTTTATGCGCGAGAGCACCGACGAGAAGCGCGAACCCATGTGGCCCCAAATCGTCCGTCACCGCAAGCAGGCTGCACAGGTAATCGGGCTGACCATGGGCCTGACCGTCACGTATTACATTTGGGGGGTCGTCGCTCCGTCGTACGCGGCGACTGCGCTCAAGATGGATCGCGGCGACGCACTCTGGGCCAGTGTGGGGGCGATGGTCGTGTTCATCGGAGTCTTGCCGCTGTGGGGAAAATTGTCCGACCGCATTGGCCGCAAACCCGTCCTGCTGATTGGCGCCGTCGGCTCAGCCGTGTTCCATTTCCCCATGACCTGGCTGCTGAAGGATTCGCCCTGGCAGCTGACAGTCTCGATGACCGTGATGCTGGTGTTCATCGCTGCCAGTGCGGCCATTGTCCCGGCTGTCTACGCCGAGCTGTTCCCCACGACGATCCGCACCGTCGGAGTCGGGGTGCCGTACGCGATCTGCGTCGCGGTGTTCGGCGGCACGGCCCCGTACCTCCAGGCCTGGTTCGCCAGTATTAGTCAGGCCTCCATGTTCAACACCTACGCCGTGGTGCTGCTGGCCATCAGCGCCGTCTGCGTGTTCACCATACCGGAGACGAAAGGCAAGGACCTGACACACTAG
- a CDS encoding nicotinate phosphoribosyltransferase produces the protein MSTSAGWDHPRTSLHTDHYELTMLQAALQSGAAHRKSVFEAFARRLPDGRRYGIVAGTGRLLEGIANFRFGQPELDYLRRTGVVNDETLEYLAGYSFSGDVWGYPEGEAYFPNSPVLIVESTFAEACILETYVLSVLNHDSAIASAASRMITAAGNRPCIEMGSRRTHEESATAAARAAVIAGFDSTSNLEAGRRYGLKTVGTAAHSFTLLHDTEREAFSAQIAAFGPETTLLVDTYDVEAAVRTAVDLAGSRLGAVRLDSGDLVAQAQWVRRFLDELGNDRTRIVVTSDLDEYAIAALQSAPVDSYGVGTSLVTGSGAPTASMVYKLVSRTDDAGVFTPVAKAAKNKTSKGGRKYALRRLNERGTATHEIVGIGRPSEDDGNDRQLLQQFIKNGELLPGWTGAEGVQRARRRHADTMRELPAVVNRLQRGEAAIPTIYEED, from the coding sequence GTGAGTACCTCAGCCGGCTGGGACCATCCCCGCACGTCCCTGCACACCGACCATTACGAACTGACGATGCTGCAGGCCGCCCTGCAGTCCGGCGCAGCCCACCGGAAATCGGTGTTCGAGGCGTTTGCCCGGCGCCTGCCGGACGGCCGCCGCTACGGGATCGTCGCCGGCACCGGCCGCCTGCTGGAGGGGATCGCGAACTTCCGTTTCGGCCAACCGGAGCTGGATTACCTGCGCCGTACGGGGGTTGTTAATGACGAGACCCTCGAATACCTCGCCGGGTACAGCTTCTCCGGCGACGTGTGGGGGTACCCGGAAGGTGAGGCGTACTTCCCCAACTCCCCCGTCCTGATCGTAGAGTCCACGTTCGCCGAGGCCTGCATCCTGGAAACCTATGTGCTCTCGGTCCTGAACCACGACAGCGCCATCGCCTCCGCGGCATCGCGGATGATCACGGCCGCGGGCAACCGGCCGTGTATTGAAATGGGTTCCCGCCGGACGCACGAGGAATCCGCCACCGCCGCGGCCCGCGCCGCCGTCATTGCCGGCTTCGACAGCACCTCCAACCTTGAGGCGGGGCGGCGGTACGGGCTGAAGACCGTCGGCACCGCAGCCCATTCCTTCACCCTGCTCCATGACACTGAGCGTGAGGCTTTCAGCGCCCAGATCGCTGCGTTCGGCCCGGAAACCACCCTGCTGGTGGACACGTACGACGTCGAAGCGGCCGTCCGCACCGCCGTCGACCTTGCCGGCAGCCGGCTCGGCGCGGTCCGGCTCGATTCGGGCGACCTGGTGGCGCAGGCGCAATGGGTCCGCCGGTTCCTGGACGAACTTGGCAACGACCGCACCAGGATCGTGGTGACCTCGGACCTTGACGAGTACGCCATCGCGGCCCTGCAGTCCGCCCCCGTGGATTCCTACGGCGTCGGCACGTCCCTCGTGACCGGTTCCGGCGCGCCGACGGCCAGCATGGTCTACAAACTGGTCAGCCGAACCGACGACGCCGGTGTCTTCACCCCGGTGGCCAAGGCCGCCAAGAACAAAACCAGCAAGGGCGGCCGTAAATACGCCTTGCGTCGGCTCAACGAACGCGGCACCGCGACCCACGAAATCGTCGGGATCGGCCGTCCCTCGGAGGATGACGGCAACGACCGCCAGTTGCTGCAACAGTTCATCAAGAACGGTGAACTCCTGCCCGGCTGGACCGGCGCCGAAGGCGTGCAGCGTGCCCGCCGCCGCCACGCGGACACGATGCGCGAGCTTCCCGCGGTCGTGAACCGGCTGCAGCGCGGCGAAGCCGCCATCCCCACCATCTACGAGGAGGACTAA